In a genomic window of Punica granatum isolate Tunisia-2019 chromosome 6, ASM765513v2, whole genome shotgun sequence:
- the LOC116210147 gene encoding protein LIFEGUARD 2: MWTPVYRPKTDLEGGGETPLYPTMVESPELRWAFIRKIYSILTLQLLLTVAVASVVVFVHPIARFFVTTGAGLALYILIIILPLLVLLPLYYYHQKHPVNYLLLSIFTTCLAFAVGLTCAFTAGRIILESVILTAVVVVSLTLYTFWAAKRGHDFSFLGPFLFGAIIVLLVFAFIQILFPLGRISLMIYGVLASIIFCGYIIYDTDNLIKRFTYDEYIWAAVALYIDIINLFLAVLTIFRVAES; the protein is encoded by the exons ATGTGGACGCCGGTGTATAGGCCGAAGACCGACTTGGAGGGTGGGGGAGAGACACCGCTTTATCCAACGATGGTGGAGAGTCCCGAGCTCCGGTGGGCCTTCATCAGGAAGATATACTCCATCCTCACCCTCCAGCTCCTCCTCACGGTTGCTGTCGCCTCCGTCGTCGTCTTCGTCCATCCCATTGCCCGGTTCTTCGTCACCACTGGCGCTGGCCTCGCCCTCtacatcctcatcatcatcttgCCACTCCTCG TGCTGTTGCCATTGTATTACTATCACCAGAAGCACCCGGTGAACTACCTTCTGCTCAGCATCTTCACGACTTGCCTTGCGTTTGCCGTGGGATTGACTTGTGCCTTCACCGCCG GTAGAATCATATTGGAATCTGTTATCCTGACGGCCGTCGTGGTGGTGAGCCTCACGCTCTACACATTCTGGGCAGCGAAGAGAGGCCACGATTTCAGCTTCCTGGGTCCCTTCTTATTCGGTGCCATCATCGTGCTCCTCGTCTTTGCCTTTATACAG ATTCTTTTCCCTCTGGGCAGGATCTCACTAATGATCTATGGGGTGCTGGCATCGATTATCTTCTGTGGCTACATAATATATGACACGGACAATCTCATCAAGCGCTTCACATACGATGAGTACATATGGGCGGCCGTCGCTTTATACATTGATATTATCAACCTCTTCCTGGCTGTGCTGACAATCTTCAGAGTTGCTGAGAGCTGA